The Malus sylvestris chromosome 12, drMalSylv7.2, whole genome shotgun sequence genome contains a region encoding:
- the LOC126593748 gene encoding protein PSK SIMULATOR 1-like: MGGEIVSGSWIGSLRFSWSRLAEADKPVIGILAFEVAGLMLKMVNLWNSVSENEMLRLREEIVNLIGVRRLVSDNDDYLMELALNEIIEDLGYLAISVVRLGKKCTDPVYHRFEEIFEDPVENGFQWLGWAYRWSKMERKVKKMEKFVEATMQLSQELEVLAELEQTLRRMRANPEVNRVKLLEFQQKVMWRRQEVKILQDTSPWSRTYDYIVRLLARSLFTMLERIKLVFGFNQMALGEGMDSSEVINSVCLSRSHSFSALMHSSVHPSDGNPCGFYSGPLGRTLTKPRLNAGKNITNKQRQAHHQSSIQHGSYSHLKPKRFAHVRSFKECVTGGSNSPVLESCKPDMGGSMRLRSTGIKHFDNLKYTHMGSQSFSHGIYSKLSLFSSKCTLLNAPPSTLGDAALALHYAYVIALIEKIASSPHLISLDERSNLYNMLTTTIRAALRARLKSYAKTMGSSVYNPALAGEWNRAMEQILGWLAPLAHNMIRWHSDRNIVKQQEVSKTNVLLVQTLYFASQAKTEDAITELLIGLNYMCMIDELNRKAMRDAGGSRPYDDYMLKQDEIA; the protein is encoded by the coding sequence ATGGGGGGTGAGATAGTCTCTGGGTCCTGGATTGGTAGTTTGAGGTTCTCATGGAGTCGTTTGGCGGAGGCTGACAAGCCAGTGATTGGAATTCTGGCATTTGAAGTTGCGGGGTTGATGTTAAAGATGGTTAATTTATGGAATAGTGTGAGTGAGAATGAGATGCTTAGGTTGAGGGAAGAGATTGTTAACTTGATTGGGGTCAGAAGGCTTGTGTCTGACAACGATGATTACTTGATGGAACTTGCACTGAATGAGATAATTGAGGATTTGGGATATCTGGCAATTTCTGTCGTCAGGCTTGGGAAGAAGTGCACTGACCCTGTGTATCACCGTTTTGAAGAAATTTTCGAGGACCCTGTCGAGAATGGTTTTCAGTGGCTTGGATGGGCTTACaggtggagcaaaatggagaggaaagtgaagaaaatggagaaatttGTTGAGGCTACAATGCAATTATCGCAGGAGCTGGAAGTGCTGGCAGAGCTTGAGCAAACTCTGAGGAGAATGCGCGCTAATCCTGAAGTAAATCGGGTAAAATTGCTTGAGTTTCAACAGAAGGTAATGTGGCGGCGTCAAGAAGTGAAAATTTTACAAGATACGTCTCCTTGGAGTAGAACGTATGATTACATTGTCCGACTTTTGGCAAGATCCCTTTTTACAATGTTAGAGAGGATAAAGCTGGTCTTTGGATTTAATCAAATGGCTTTGGGAGAGGGAATGGATAGCTCTGAAGTTATCAATTCTGTTTGTCTTTCCCGCAGTCATTCATTTTCTGCTCTTATGCACTCTTCCGTTCATCCATCTGATGGTAATCCATGTGGGTTCTATTCTGGACCTCTTGGGAGGACTCTTACAAAGCCGAGGCTTAATGCTGGCAAGAATATAACAAACAAGCAGCGGCAAGCTCATCACCAGTCATCCATCCAACATGGAAGTTATTCCCATCTAAAACCCAAACGGTTTGCTCATGTTCGGTCTTTTAAAGAATGTGTGACAGGTGGAAGCAATTCTCCTGTTCTTGAGAGCTGCAAGCCAGATATGGGTGGTTCTATGAGGTTGAGAAGTACCGGTATCAAACATTTTGATAACTTAAAGTACACGCATATGGGTTCTCAATCTTTCAGCCACGGCATCTATTCTAAACTGTCCCTGTTCAGTTCAAAATGCACACTATTGAATGCTCCACCATCTACCCTTGGCGATGCTGCTCTAGCTCTCCATTACGCATATGTGATAGCTTTGATTGAAAAGATAGCTTCATCACCTCACTTGATCAGCCTTGACGAAAGATCTAATCTTTACAATATGTTGACCACAACCATAAGAGCTGCTCTGAGAGCTAGACTAAAGTCATATGCCAAAACTATGGGCTCATCTGTGTATAATCCTGCCCTTGCAGGAGAGTGGAATCGAGCAATGGAGCAGATCTTGGGATGGCTTGCTCCACTCGCCCATAACATGATACGGTGGCATTCTGACCGCAATATTGTGAAGCAGCAGGAAGTTTCCAAGACAAATGTGCTTCTGGTCCAGACCCTTTACTTTGCAAGTCAGGCTAAAACTGAAGATGCAATTACAGAGCTTCTCATTGGTCTGAACTATATGTGCATGATTGACGAACTTAATAGGAAGGCTATGCGAGACGCTGGTGGCAGCCGGCCATACGATGATTATATGCTCAAGCAGGATGAAATTGCTTAA